One region of Termitidicoccus mucosus genomic DNA includes:
- a CDS encoding CCA tRNA nucleotidyltransferase, whose product MNLHLPEPLLTALRAIRRDGARPRLVGGCVRDALLGLEAKDFDVEVPGVTFEELHRALAPFGSTDVIGRSFGVIKVRIDGAEYDFSLPRRESKTGAGHRGFAVSPEPGLTDAEAAARRDFTINAIAYDPFNNTLIDPHGGERDLRARVLRHTSAAFAEDPLRVLRGFQLAARFDLTLAPETVALCRSIRTAYAELPIERVWGEWAKWAEKARCPSRGLDVLEQTEWLAHFPELAALRGTPQDPAWHPEGDVFTHTAHCCDALVRIPDWTQAPPERRRALLLAVLAHDLGKPATTQFGERRGQLRWISPGHEAAGGPLSDAFLARIGAPRDTIDFVRPLVVNHLAHHNGQPDFSDTSLRRLARRLAPAGIDDLCLVMRADHDGRPPVRSPETLERIELLRARAAALAIERDAPSPILLGRHLIAAGLKPGTHFKTILDAAFEAQLEGAFTDESGAHMWLETHLKTTHAHS is encoded by the coding sequence ATGAACCTGCATCTTCCCGAGCCTCTCCTCACCGCCCTGCGGGCCATCCGCCGCGACGGCGCGCGCCCGCGCCTCGTCGGCGGCTGCGTGCGCGACGCCTTGCTCGGGCTGGAGGCGAAGGATTTCGACGTGGAGGTGCCCGGTGTCACGTTTGAGGAACTGCACCGCGCGCTCGCGCCTTTTGGCAGCACCGATGTGATCGGCCGCAGTTTCGGCGTCATCAAGGTCCGCATCGACGGCGCCGAGTATGATTTCAGCCTGCCGCGCCGCGAATCCAAGACCGGAGCGGGCCACCGCGGCTTCGCCGTCTCGCCCGAGCCCGGCCTGACCGATGCCGAGGCGGCGGCGCGGCGCGATTTCACCATCAACGCCATCGCCTACGACCCGTTCAACAACACCCTCATCGATCCGCACGGCGGCGAACGCGACTTGCGAGCCCGCGTCCTGCGCCACACCAGCGCGGCGTTTGCCGAGGACCCGCTGCGCGTGCTGCGCGGCTTCCAACTCGCCGCCCGCTTCGACCTCACGCTCGCGCCCGAAACCGTCGCGCTCTGCCGCTCCATCCGCACCGCCTACGCCGAACTCCCCATCGAACGCGTCTGGGGCGAATGGGCCAAATGGGCCGAAAAAGCCCGGTGTCCTTCGCGCGGCCTCGACGTGCTTGAGCAAACGGAATGGCTCGCGCATTTTCCCGAGCTCGCGGCGCTCCGCGGCACTCCGCAGGATCCCGCCTGGCACCCCGAAGGCGACGTGTTCACGCACACCGCGCACTGCTGCGACGCCCTTGTCCGCATCCCCGACTGGACGCAGGCCCCTCCCGAACGCCGCCGCGCCCTCCTCCTCGCCGTCCTCGCCCACGATCTCGGCAAACCCGCCACCACCCAATTCGGCGAACGCCGCGGCCAGCTTCGCTGGATAAGCCCCGGCCACGAGGCGGCGGGCGGCCCGCTCTCGGACGCGTTTCTCGCCCGCATTGGCGCTCCCCGCGACACCATCGACTTCGTCCGCCCGCTCGTCGTCAACCACCTCGCCCACCACAACGGCCAGCCCGATTTTTCCGACACCAGCCTCCGCCGCCTCGCCCGCCGCCTTGCCCCCGCCGGCATCGACGACCTCTGCCTCGTCATGCGCGCCGACCACGATGGACGTCCGCCGGTCCGCTCGCCCGAAACGCTCGAACGCATCGAGCTTCTCCGCGCCCGCGCCGCCGCCCTCGCCATCGAACGCGACGCGCCGAGCCCGATCCTGCTCGGCCGCCACCTCATCGCCGCCGGTCTCAAGCCCGGCACGCATTTCAAAACCATCCTCGATGCCGCCTTCGAGGCCCAGCTCGAAGGCGCCTTCACCGACGAATCCGGCGCGCACATGTGGCTGGAAACGCATCTGAAAACCACCCATGCTCACTCATGA
- a CDS encoding DUF423 domain-containing protein: MRFRQFDILLAGILGFSGVALGAFGAHALKERLVAAGRLDVWETAVHYQLIHAVALLGVALLARARPNPGLARWPGRASRAWLAGVVLFSGTLYWLALGGPRWLGPVTPLGGILLLAGWGFVIAGAFEKSEK; this comes from the coding sequence ATGAGATTCAGACAGTTCGACATCTTATTGGCTGGAATATTGGGATTTAGCGGGGTGGCCTTGGGCGCCTTTGGCGCGCACGCATTGAAGGAGCGGCTCGTGGCCGCCGGGCGGCTGGACGTATGGGAAACCGCCGTGCACTACCAGCTCATCCACGCCGTCGCGCTGCTGGGAGTGGCATTGCTCGCCCGCGCGCGGCCAAACCCGGGGCTGGCCCGCTGGCCCGGCCGGGCTTCACGGGCATGGCTCGCCGGCGTGGTGCTGTTTTCCGGCACGCTTTACTGGCTTGCGCTTGGCGGGCCGCGCTGGCTCGGCCCGGTCACGCCGCTCGGCGGGATATTGCTGCTCGCCGGCTGGGGCTTCGTCATCGCGGGCGCGTTTGAAAAGAGCGAAAAGTGA
- a CDS encoding family 20 glycosylhydrolase, translating into MPPASASTALPVRAFQWDLARQVERLPFLLRLLPRYADWGYQELYLHLEDAVVYPGLPEVARRDAYSHAQLARLVETAARHGIATVPIVNLLGHTQYLIKTPGLRDLNELRAPDGSPLPAGQLCPLHPRTLDTADRLIRDVLPFCTAGKIHLGLDESFSLGRCPRCRDEIARRGLSYHFSEYVRRLHALAAARGLRAGIWADMLNLIPAAIARLPRGLAAYDWYYYPFARAPRVELHNFAERDLAPALRARGIDYYGCPMNGAFRHELLPLFRDRLANLRSWWTRCRRTQASGFLVTSWEPFRLAFELAVVVDAAAASLWLDAPALAANDERMLARGFARLFGRKNSLPSARAALACDARAFTGYARWEINDRWDVAAPRKTKPETQRRNPPKASTASLQTPHAAPRAALPAPLAASIAFLDYLETRDAFIAACQQTVFALRQMASPDLPASRRTWQSTLRAATPSARGFAAAVRQARRAARLMWTRTRDPRTRSQNELILDADQARLRAWRDWLRAVRRDPARVHEATPVCGRWQLTFIVHNHAPALQKIVVQQRWPDGAWLDLHSRFTIEFRAEAARPRAALARPFSVPVDDPRLPLRIALRGLGQVAIGRPELTSGPAMLLPRGWPRRLRRRLGRPAPRAGFPKLDWTANNAIISLPFM; encoded by the coding sequence TTGCCCCCCGCCTCCGCCAGCACCGCCCTTCCCGTCCGCGCCTTCCAGTGGGACCTCGCACGCCAGGTCGAACGCCTCCCCTTCCTCCTGCGCCTCCTGCCCCGCTATGCCGACTGGGGTTACCAGGAGCTCTATCTTCACCTTGAGGACGCCGTCGTTTACCCCGGCCTTCCCGAGGTCGCCCGCCGCGATGCCTACTCGCACGCGCAACTCGCACGCCTCGTCGAAACCGCCGCGCGCCACGGCATCGCCACCGTCCCCATCGTCAACCTCCTCGGCCACACCCAGTATCTCATAAAAACCCCCGGCCTGCGCGACCTCAACGAACTCCGCGCCCCCGACGGCTCGCCCCTGCCCGCCGGACAGCTCTGCCCGCTCCATCCCCGCACCCTCGACACCGCCGACAGGCTCATCCGCGACGTCCTCCCCTTCTGCACCGCCGGCAAAATCCACCTCGGCCTCGACGAATCCTTCTCGCTCGGGCGCTGCCCGCGCTGCCGCGACGAAATCGCCCGCCGCGGCCTTTCGTATCATTTTTCCGAATACGTCCGCCGCCTTCACGCCCTCGCCGCCGCGCGCGGCCTCCGCGCCGGCATCTGGGCCGACATGCTCAACCTCATCCCCGCCGCCATCGCGCGGCTCCCGCGCGGTCTCGCCGCCTACGACTGGTATTATTACCCTTTCGCCCGCGCTCCCCGCGTGGAACTGCACAACTTCGCCGAACGCGACCTCGCCCCCGCCCTCCGCGCCCGCGGCATCGACTACTACGGCTGCCCCATGAACGGCGCCTTCCGCCACGAGCTGCTCCCGCTCTTCCGCGACCGCCTCGCCAACCTCCGCTCCTGGTGGACTCGCTGCCGCCGCACGCAAGCCTCGGGTTTCCTCGTCACCTCCTGGGAGCCCTTCCGCCTCGCGTTCGAGCTGGCCGTCGTCGTCGATGCCGCCGCCGCCTCGCTCTGGCTCGACGCGCCCGCCCTCGCCGCCAACGACGAGCGCATGCTCGCGCGCGGTTTTGCCCGCCTCTTCGGCCGCAAAAACTCCCTCCCGTCCGCCCGCGCCGCGCTCGCCTGCGACGCCCGGGCCTTCACCGGCTACGCCCGCTGGGAAATCAACGACCGCTGGGATGTCGCCGCGCCCCGGAAAACAAAGCCCGAAACCCAACGCCGAAATCCCCCCAAAGCCTCAACCGCCAGCCTCCAAACGCCCCATGCCGCGCCCCGGGCCGCCCTGCCCGCCCCGCTCGCCGCCAGCATCGCCTTTCTCGACTACCTCGAAACCCGGGACGCCTTCATCGCCGCCTGCCAGCAAACCGTTTTTGCGCTTCGCCAAATGGCATCGCCGGACCTGCCTGCCTCAAGGCGGACTTGGCAATCGACCTTACGCGCCGCCACCCCGTCCGCCCGCGGCTTCGCCGCCGCCGTCAGGCAGGCCCGCCGCGCCGCGCGCCTCATGTGGACGCGCACCCGCGACCCGCGCACCCGCAGCCAGAACGAACTTATCCTCGACGCCGACCAGGCCCGCCTCCGGGCCTGGCGCGACTGGCTCCGCGCCGTCCGGCGCGATCCCGCGCGCGTTCACGAAGCCACGCCCGTCTGCGGACGCTGGCAGCTCACCTTCATCGTCCACAACCACGCTCCGGCCCTCCAGAAAATCGTCGTCCAACAACGCTGGCCCGACGGCGCCTGGCTCGACCTCCACAGCCGCTTCACCATCGAATTCCGCGCCGAGGCCGCCCGTCCCCGCGCCGCCCTCGCCCGCCCCTTTTCCGTGCCCGTCGATGACCCGCGCCTCCCGCTCCGCATCGCCCTGCGCGGGCTCGGCCAAGTCGCCATCGGCCGCCCCGAACTCACCAGCGGCCCGGCCATGCTCCTTCCGCGCGGCTGGCCTCGCCGCCTCCGCCGCCGCCTCGGCCGCCCCGCTCCCCGCGCCGGCTTTCCCAAACTCGACTGGACCGCAAACAATGCGATCATCTCTTTGCCCTTCATGTAA
- a CDS encoding AbrB/MazE/SpoVT family DNA-binding domain-containing protein, with translation MQLTLSSKGQIVLPAALRRSLRLRPRAKLEAEERDGGIFLRPAARPKKVEPIEYLPPGAIKLTQRECEMMDALAGEDDAPDFS, from the coding sequence ATGCAACTCACACTCTCCAGCAAGGGACAGATTGTCCTCCCCGCCGCCCTGCGCCGCAGCCTGCGCCTGCGCCCCCGCGCCAAGCTCGAAGCCGAGGAGCGCGACGGCGGCATTTTCCTGCGCCCCGCCGCCCGCCCGAAAAAAGTCGAGCCGATTGAGTATCTGCCTCCCGGCGCGATCAAACTCACGCAACGCGAATGCGAAATGATGGACGCCCTTGCCGGGGAGGATGACGCCCCTGATTTTTCATGA
- a CDS encoding helix-turn-helix domain-containing protein — MTKEEDALRSEVCSAVARLLREERESQVLSMSEVAGRAGISQQMVSYVERGMRVPTIDTFFRLAQAMGLNPVTLLAKTAAPDLGLRSRYRRRAGGHGLIPITN, encoded by the coding sequence ATGACGAAAGAGGAAGATGCTCTTCGCTCGGAGGTTTGCTCCGCAGTGGCTCGATTGCTGCGGGAGGAGCGGGAGAGTCAGGTGCTTTCCATGTCGGAGGTGGCGGGACGGGCTGGGATTTCCCAGCAGATGGTGAGCTACGTGGAGCGCGGGATGCGGGTGCCGACCATCGACACGTTTTTCCGGCTGGCGCAGGCGATGGGCCTGAACCCCGTCACCCTGCTCGCCAAGACCGCCGCGCCCGACTTGGGATTGCGCAGCCGCTACCGCCGCCGGGCGGGCGGGCATGGACTGATACCCATTACGAACTGA
- a CDS encoding ABC transporter ATP-binding protein produces MKRFLPYYSLLRAVIWPFIAAILFGVGYGIASGFGLPFMINKVLPALFPSETGQLARLVIVSDEKYAWLPNIIVPAQYVLLVAVILLPLTFTIRGVCQFCNVYLLNYAGIRVLEAVRTRVFSHLQTLHLDFFRKHKSGDLISRVSGDTAHVKSVIVDTTNDILIQPFTFIGALFYIVWIAVHEPGTVYFIASLLAVPIAVLPIRMIGRKLRRKSHSMLAQAGNLNAILTESIQSPREIRAYNLEERETSRFRDEVRKFFRQQMKVVKYDKMLSPIIEIISATAISIAIYQLHETAITQSAVVSLIAALYFAYEPVKRLGGISNRIKQGEAALARIEEILFAPVEVAEPAAPRPIPAGRGEVAFEHVTFGYDAGAPVLRDVNVTVRSGETIALVGPSGAGKTTFINLIPRFYDVGSGRVLVNGIDVRDASLADLRRRVALVSQQPILFNDTIYNNILLGKLDATRDEVEEAARRAHALDFIHALEQGWDTVVGERGDRLSGGQRQRIAIARAFLRDAPILILDEATSALDSESEAKVQRALDELAQGKTTFIIAHRFSTIRNAGTILVFEEGRILAAGPHDRLHRDCPAYKALYDRQFQSPPAAGNPDSTAAHQDSL; encoded by the coding sequence ATGAAGCGATTTCTCCCGTATTATTCCCTGCTCCGCGCCGTCATCTGGCCCTTCATCGCGGCCATCCTGTTCGGCGTGGGTTACGGCATCGCCAGCGGTTTCGGCCTGCCGTTCATGATCAACAAGGTCCTGCCGGCGCTCTTCCCTTCCGAAACCGGCCAGCTCGCCCGGCTCGTCATCGTCTCCGACGAAAAATACGCCTGGCTGCCCAACATCATCGTCCCCGCGCAATACGTCCTTCTCGTCGCCGTCATCCTCCTGCCCCTCACCTTCACCATCCGCGGAGTCTGCCAGTTCTGCAATGTTTACCTGCTCAACTACGCCGGCATCCGCGTCCTCGAGGCGGTGCGCACCCGCGTCTTTTCGCACCTGCAAACCCTGCACCTCGACTTCTTCCGCAAGCACAAGTCCGGCGACCTCATCAGCCGCGTCTCGGGCGACACTGCGCACGTGAAGTCCGTCATCGTTGACACCACCAACGACATCCTCATCCAGCCCTTCACCTTCATCGGCGCGCTCTTCTACATCGTCTGGATCGCGGTTCACGAACCCGGCACCGTCTATTTCATCGCCAGCCTGCTCGCCGTTCCGATCGCCGTCCTGCCCATCCGCATGATCGGGCGCAAACTCCGGCGCAAATCCCATTCCATGCTCGCGCAGGCCGGCAACCTCAACGCCATCCTGACCGAGAGCATCCAGTCCCCCCGCGAAATCCGCGCCTATAACCTCGAAGAACGCGAGACCTCCCGCTTCCGCGACGAAGTGCGGAAGTTTTTCCGCCAGCAGATGAAAGTCGTGAAATACGACAAGATGCTCTCCCCCATCATCGAGATCATCTCCGCCACCGCCATCTCCATCGCCATCTACCAGCTCCACGAGACCGCCATCACCCAAAGCGCGGTCGTCTCGCTCATCGCCGCCCTCTACTTCGCCTACGAGCCCGTCAAGCGCCTCGGCGGCATCAGCAACCGCATCAAGCAAGGCGAGGCCGCGCTCGCCCGCATCGAGGAAATCCTCTTCGCCCCCGTCGAGGTCGCCGAGCCCGCCGCCCCGCGCCCCATTCCCGCCGGGCGGGGCGAGGTCGCGTTCGAGCATGTCACCTTTGGCTACGACGCCGGCGCGCCCGTGCTCCGCGATGTCAACGTCACCGTCCGCTCCGGCGAGACCATCGCGCTCGTCGGCCCCAGCGGCGCCGGCAAAACCACTTTCATCAATCTCATCCCGCGCTTCTACGACGTCGGCTCCGGCCGCGTCCTGGTCAACGGCATCGACGTCCGCGACGCCTCGCTCGCCGATCTCCGGCGCCGCGTCGCCCTCGTTTCCCAGCAGCCCATTCTCTTCAACGACACGATCTACAACAACATCCTCCTCGGCAAACTCGACGCCACCCGCGACGAAGTCGAGGAAGCCGCCCGCCGCGCCCATGCCCTCGACTTCATCCACGCGCTCGAGCAGGGATGGGACACCGTCGTCGGCGAGCGCGGCGACCGCCTTTCCGGCGGCCAGCGCCAGCGCATCGCCATCGCCCGCGCCTTCCTGCGCGACGCGCCCATCCTCATCCTCGACGAGGCCACCTCCGCGCTCGACTCCGAATCCGAGGCCAAGGTGCAGCGCGCCCTCGACGAACTCGCGCAAGGCAAGACCACGTTCATCATCGCGCACCGCTTCAGCACCATCCGCAACGCCGGCACCATCCTCGTCTTCGAGGAGGGCCGCATCCTCGCCGCCGGCCCCCACGACCGCCTCCACCGCGACTGCCCCGCCTACAAGGCGCTCTACGACCGCCAATTCCAAAGCCCGCCCGCCGCGGGCAACCCGGACAGCACAGCCGCGCACCAAGACTCACTGTGA
- a CDS encoding TorF family putative porin — MKKVAILLASLVAGSAMFAQSSEPSSSYKVSADFTYANDYVFRGIKQAGNSFQPSIEVTVDDFYVGFWTNQPITKHQNNELDIYAGYKQQITDNLQLDVIATYYWYPEAGDYETGKTYEAGVGATYNFHGISASVYGYYDFRLEATTLQASAGYSFPIEPLGTSLDFNVYLGTVSARDAAPDALATGQKEAYNYYGADLTLPYRLNDNAIVHAGLHYASNDGEPVWADDNKLWFTLGLTIGF, encoded by the coding sequence ATGAAAAAAGTTGCAATTCTCCTCGCCTCGCTCGTGGCCGGTTCGGCCATGTTTGCGCAAAGCAGCGAGCCTTCCTCCTCTTACAAGGTCTCCGCCGATTTCACGTATGCCAATGATTACGTGTTTCGCGGGATCAAACAGGCTGGCAACAGCTTCCAGCCCTCGATCGAGGTGACTGTTGATGATTTTTACGTCGGTTTCTGGACCAATCAACCCATCACCAAGCACCAGAATAACGAGTTGGACATCTACGCCGGTTACAAGCAGCAGATCACCGACAACCTCCAGCTCGACGTGATCGCCACCTATTACTGGTATCCCGAGGCTGGTGACTACGAAACCGGCAAGACCTACGAGGCCGGCGTCGGCGCCACCTATAATTTCCACGGCATTTCCGCCAGCGTTTACGGCTACTACGACTTCCGTCTCGAAGCCACGACGCTTCAAGCCTCGGCGGGCTACAGCTTCCCGATCGAGCCGCTCGGCACCTCGCTCGACTTCAACGTGTATCTTGGCACCGTTTCCGCCCGCGACGCCGCGCCCGACGCCTTGGCCACCGGCCAGAAGGAAGCCTACAACTACTACGGCGCCGACCTGACGCTGCCCTATCGCCTCAACGACAACGCCATCGTCCACGCCGGCCTTCATTATGCCAGCAACGACGGCGAGCCCGTCTGGGCCGACGACAACAAGCTCTGGTTCACCCTCGGCCTGACGATCGGCTTCTGA
- the tal gene encoding transaldolase, with translation MPTQLDQLKALTTVVADTGDFASMKEYAPRDATTNPSLILKAAVMPNYAHLVDRALADAPAAAPTAQIIDRLLVAFGLEILKIVPGRVSSEVDARLSFDREGSIAKARDIIALYEKAGIPRERILVKIASTWEGIKAAEQLQKEAINCNLTLLFSFPQAVACAESGIKLISPFVGRILDWHKKNAGRDFAPAEDPGVKSVTQIYTYYKKHGYKTEVMGASFRNKGEILELAGCDLLTIAPALLAELNASAEPVVRKLDPAKAAASNIEKVSFDEKSFRFALNEDAMATEKTAEGIRLFSADIVKLEQLIAQKRK, from the coding sequence ATGCCCACGCAACTCGACCAACTCAAAGCCCTCACCACCGTCGTCGCCGACACCGGCGACTTCGCCAGCATGAAGGAATACGCCCCGCGGGACGCCACCACCAACCCCAGCCTCATCCTCAAGGCCGCCGTCATGCCGAACTACGCGCACCTTGTCGACCGCGCGCTCGCCGACGCCCCCGCCGCCGCTCCCACCGCGCAAATCATCGACCGCCTCCTCGTCGCCTTCGGCCTCGAAATCCTCAAGATCGTCCCCGGCCGCGTCTCCTCCGAGGTGGACGCCCGCCTCTCCTTCGACCGCGAAGGCTCCATCGCCAAGGCCCGCGACATCATCGCCCTCTACGAGAAAGCCGGCATCCCCCGCGAGCGCATCCTCGTCAAGATCGCCTCCACCTGGGAAGGCATCAAGGCCGCCGAGCAACTCCAGAAAGAGGCCATCAACTGCAATCTCACCCTCCTTTTCTCCTTCCCCCAGGCCGTCGCCTGCGCCGAGTCCGGCATCAAGCTCATCTCTCCCTTCGTCGGCCGCATCCTCGACTGGCACAAGAAAAACGCCGGACGCGACTTCGCCCCCGCCGAGGACCCCGGCGTGAAATCCGTCACGCAAATCTACACGTATTACAAGAAGCACGGCTACAAGACCGAAGTCATGGGCGCGAGCTTCCGCAACAAAGGCGAGATCCTCGAACTCGCAGGCTGCGACCTCCTCACCATCGCCCCCGCACTGCTCGCCGAGCTCAATGCCTCCGCCGAGCCCGTCGTCCGCAAACTCGACCCCGCGAAAGCCGCCGCCTCGAATATCGAAAAAGTCTCCTTCGATGAAAAATCCTTCCGCTTCGCATTAAACGAAGACGCGATGGCCACTGAGAAGACCGCCGAAGGCATCCGTCTCTTCTCCGCCGACATCGTGAAACTCGAACAGCTCATCGCGCAAAAACGAAAATAA
- the rplM gene encoding 50S ribosomal protein L13 gives MKTFLAKKETVQPKWYLIDAEGVVLGRLAVKIANIIRGRNKASYTPHVDTGDYVVVINAEKVAVTGKKEEKNEYMFFSGYVGGESYRSFEQMRERNPEFIIKHAVKGMLPKNRIAATMLTKLRIFKGPAHTHEAQNPVKISL, from the coding sequence ATGAAAACGTTCCTCGCCAAAAAAGAGACAGTTCAACCCAAGTGGTATCTCATTGATGCCGAAGGGGTGGTCCTTGGCCGTCTCGCCGTCAAAATCGCCAACATCATCCGCGGGCGCAACAAGGCTTCCTACACGCCGCACGTCGACACGGGCGATTACGTTGTGGTCATCAACGCCGAAAAAGTCGCCGTGACCGGCAAGAAGGAGGAGAAAAACGAATACATGTTCTTCTCCGGCTACGTCGGCGGCGAGAGCTACCGTTCCTTCGAGCAGATGCGCGAACGCAACCCGGAGTTCATCATCAAGCACGCGGTCAAGGGCATGCTCCCGAAAAATCGCATCGCGGCCACGATGCTCACCAAGCTCCGCATTTTCAAGGGCCCGGCGCACACGCACGAAGCGCAGAACCCCGTCAAAATTTCCCTCTGA
- a CDS encoding uroporphyrinogen decarboxylase: protein MTSRDRFLAACAGQPLERPPLWIMRQAGRYLPEYRALKARHSFLAMVRTPALAAEVTLQPLRRFPGIDAAILFSDILVIPEALGQPYTFRDTGGIAMERRLETRADIDALAPAEAVPERLAYVADALRILKHELTPAATPPSVIPHGRHVASLGTPFRIPHSTKALLGFGGSPWTLAAYMLEGGSSDDFARAKLLFHTDRAAFDALLAKLTAALIAYFKMQIAAGADAIQIFDSWGGVIAGPDYETASLNWIREIIAALPPDFPVILYAKNTAPHHIAQAFCGACALSIDWTSDLSIVRRNLPASVALQGNLDPSILQTTPAITRRETARLLESMRGLPGGHIFNLGHGITPQARIECVEALVETVTAWR, encoded by the coding sequence ATGACCTCCCGCGACCGTTTCCTCGCCGCCTGCGCCGGCCAGCCGCTTGAGCGCCCTCCGCTCTGGATCATGCGCCAGGCCGGCCGCTACCTGCCCGAATACCGCGCCCTCAAGGCCCGCCACTCCTTCCTTGCAATGGTGCGCACGCCCGCGCTCGCCGCCGAGGTCACGCTCCAGCCGCTCCGCCGCTTCCCCGGCATCGACGCCGCCATTCTCTTCTCCGACATCCTTGTCATTCCCGAGGCGCTCGGCCAGCCCTACACCTTCCGCGACACCGGCGGCATCGCGATGGAGCGCCGCCTCGAAACCCGCGCCGACATCGACGCCCTCGCGCCCGCCGAAGCCGTTCCCGAAAGGCTCGCCTACGTCGCCGACGCCCTTCGCATCCTCAAGCACGAACTCACCCCTGCCGCGACGCCGCCATCCGTCATTCCGCATGGCAGGCATGTCGCTTCGCTCGGAACCCCATTCCGCATTCCGCATTCCACGAAGGCCCTCCTCGGCTTCGGCGGCTCCCCCTGGACGCTCGCCGCCTACATGCTCGAAGGCGGCAGCTCCGACGATTTCGCCCGGGCCAAGCTGCTTTTCCACACCGACCGCGCCGCGTTCGATGCGCTCCTCGCCAAACTCACCGCCGCGCTCATCGCTTATTTCAAGATGCAGATCGCCGCCGGGGCCGACGCCATCCAGATCTTCGACTCCTGGGGCGGCGTCATCGCCGGTCCCGATTACGAAACTGCCTCCCTGAACTGGATACGCGAGATCATCGCCGCGCTGCCGCCGGATTTTCCGGTGATTCTCTATGCGAAAAACACCGCGCCGCACCACATCGCCCAAGCCTTCTGCGGCGCGTGCGCGCTCAGCATCGACTGGACCTCCGATCTCTCCATCGTCCGCCGCAACCTTCCCGCGAGCGTCGCCCTCCAAGGGAATCTCGACCCATCCATCCTGCAAACCACGCCCGCGATCACGCGCCGCGAAACCGCGCGCCTGCTCGAATCGATGCGCGGACTTCCCGGCGGGCACATCTTCAACCTCGGCCACGGCATCACCCCGCAGGCCCGCATCGAATGCGTGGAGGCGCTGGTCGAGACGGTCACCGCGTGGCGCTGA
- the rpsI gene encoding 30S ribosomal protein S9, whose amino-acid sequence MSAEQAIHLGTGRRKTSTARVRLFEGTGKLVVNDRDIENYFSHENFAKQAYAPLLTVELRDKIDVVALVDGGGVSGQAGAVAHGIARALQKMNPELRSALKKAGHLKRDPREKERKKPGQPGARKRYQFSKR is encoded by the coding sequence ATGAGCGCTGAACAAGCCATCCACCTCGGCACCGGCCGCCGCAAGACCTCCACCGCCCGCGTCCGCCTTTTCGAAGGCACCGGCAAGCTCGTCGTCAACGACCGCGACATCGAGAACTATTTCTCGCACGAGAATTTCGCCAAGCAAGCCTACGCGCCCCTGCTCACCGTCGAGCTGCGCGACAAGATCGACGTCGTGGCCCTCGTTGACGGTGGCGGCGTCTCCGGCCAGGCCGGCGCGGTCGCGCACGGCATCGCCCGCGCGCTCCAGAAGATGAACCCGGAGCTTCGTTCCGCGCTCAAGAAGGCAGGCCACCTCAAGCGCGACCCGCGCGAGAAAGAGCGCAAGAAGCCCGGTCAGCCCGGCGCCCGCAAGCGCTACCAGTTCTCGAAGCGCTGA
- a CDS encoding type II toxin-antitoxin system PemK/MazF family toxin yields the protein MSTSNAPAQWDVVKVRVNPHDRDEHPAVIISPDELCANPHKAKLNVLYGTTRRPAGGAGLFDVTLNGADGLEHPTNFDCSYVYTIDRARISTHMGRVAHERRRQIGRKIIATFRLPI from the coding sequence ATGAGCACGAGCAACGCCCCCGCGCAATGGGATGTCGTCAAGGTCCGTGTCAACCCGCACGACCGCGACGAGCATCCCGCCGTCATTATCTCGCCCGATGAATTGTGCGCCAATCCGCACAAGGCGAAGCTGAACGTGCTCTATGGCACGACGCGCCGTCCGGCTGGCGGCGCGGGCCTGTTCGATGTCACCCTGAACGGAGCGGACGGGCTGGAGCATCCCACGAATTTTGATTGCTCCTATGTCTACACCATCGACCGCGCCCGAATCAGCACGCACATGGGGCGCGTGGCGCATGAACGCCGCCGCCAGATCGGACGCAAAATCATCGCCACATTCCGCCTGCCGATTTGA